The Brassica napus cultivar Da-Ae chromosome C7, Da-Ae, whole genome shotgun sequence genomic interval GCCTAAAAAGgagattataacttttaaaatgaACCGAACAAGTGTCTGGGTCCGAGTAAGTTATCAGATCACtggatcacaaaaaaaaaaaaaaaaaacggaaggaAACTGACATGTTCATGgccaaaattttccaaaaaggAAAGAGTTTTCCGGGGGAAAAAAGAGACCTTTGACCCAGTTCTGAAGAAGAAACTCCATGTAACGTTGATTAAAAGCGAGACAAAATCGTATCATGAGAGAATGAATAATAGGAAACCTCCAAAGGTGAAAACTTTATGAAAACCTTACATTTATACATTAACACACGCagatagttaaaaaaaaaacgaaacaatCATTAACACAAGACAGAGATATATCTAGAAGAAGATGGAACATATGAGAGAACTAACCAGAATGTAAAGACCTTATTCGTATTGTCTGGTTTTGATTTAACGTGATATGTCTTTCATGCACCCAAAGGAGAGAACGAGGCGAAGTGATCAGTGAGGAGCTTCCAAAGCTTGATCTCTTATTtattctgtatttttttttatctcctctctctctctttctctctgttcaAAGCAGGAAATTACAGTTTTAATTCATCTTctggttataatttttttttttgtttatgtttttgagTTTGTTGTATTCTCTTATTCCCATTAGAAAAAGGTGCTCaattcttaaattttatttttagtaagtaaaaaaactaaaaatatctaCGCTTCTCGATTGTATCTAAAATATCtgatttaaattagttattatTAGAACAATTAGGATACACCACGTTCTCCGTATATATTTTATctagaaataaattataaagaATATTGTAGTTTTTGTACAAGTGaatcttttattttgaatttgaaacagtaaaataataatatcatctTTCACAAAGATCATGTGAAATGTTACCAAACAAAGGCATAGGTGTCTGTGTCTGACAATGAAGGTCACTGAACCAAAATGAACGACTCTCCTTTCTCCCATACTTTTTGCCTCGGGACATGTGGCGCTCGACAACAGTTCTGTCTACTTGTATGTGGGCCCAGGCCCATTCTATTCCCATTGGCCCAGTCTAGAGGTGCGCTATATCGTCCGTACACGTCATATCGCGCCAAAAATGTTATAGAATCTCTATGAGATTTACTCCTATAGTGGTTACAAGTTTTAAGGGAGGATTTGCAATAATAAACGTCCAAGGAGAAAGTTTGATTTGTCGAGGGCGATGTTTATGCAAATTGTAATTTGTAGGAATTACTTTTTGATTAGAATAGCAATGGCCCCTTTGATTAACGGGGGAGAAGGCGAGATGGAAGGGCCCATCACGCAAGGATAATGCTTATATGTCGGacaattacttttaaaaatctaCACTCAAGCGTAAGTCCAATTAGCTTAAATATAAACACTAGAAGTCTTTGGTTACAAGACAAATGTATACAATCTACGTGACCGTGAAACTTATCATTGGACACTTTCATTTCTAAAGGTGTGAGTAACCGAGTCGTACTATATGAACtaacattttcttattttatttatgaaccATTTCTTGTTGAAATTAATTAGCGTATTAGTTATAATTATGTTCAGTTAAGCTATTTCTATTCGGATAATTTCGTAAAACTAAGTGCAATTCTCATTCATAATgaattaaaagttttttaaaattgattgatGCATCAAATCGGAACTGGTGCTTACGGGTTGAAGAAAATGTTACGACGAGGAGCCAATGGATAACTAGAATTTAGCAAATATCTCGAAAACAAGAATCTTAACAAGTTCTTGAAGAACCAAACAAAGGaggtaagaaaaaagaaaatcaaagagCAAAAACATATTAGGTGTTGGTGGCACGAGTGTAGATCTGCTGACTCGAGTGAGCAGCGACCATCCTGATCACACCTTTGGCCATCAGCTCCCTAATAGCCCTCCTTGCTAGAGACCCGTTAATCTGCATTTTTCAACATTATTCAATACGGATTACAgtgttataataataataaatatacttttgaagttCTAGACAAGATCGAGATTGataacttaattatctaatctACTTAGTTAAAATGTTGAAGCAACCCAGTCTCATGAATAAAATCATATTACTAACCAGGATCATACTAGAGACAAGAACTAGTAAAATTAAAGAGACAAGAAGTGGGTAATAAACATACCCTCATACGGTCGGAGAGAATGGAAGGGGTGATGAGCTTGAACTTGGGAGCTTCGGTGAGAAGCTTGTCGTAAGTAGCCTGATCAAACAAGACCATGTTGTTCACCTTCTCCTTTTGCTTTCCCTTGCTCCACTTCTGCTTTTCACAAcattcaacaacaaaaaaatgaaaatccaATAACAATATCAAAACAATGTTGCCCTCATCATGTGAACAGCTAAATTAAACATCACATTTCGCAGAAGCTACATGTAGCtgacatgcatatatatatatatatatgtatggaaCCAGAGCAGGATTGAGAGAAAACGaaccttcttcttctgcttcccTCCTCCGGATTTCGCAGGCTTAGATGACGGCGGCGGAACCTTGTCCTTCTTCGGCGCCTGTAAGATGAATATAACGATTCAGacgagagaaagaagaaacatGGATCTGCTTAAAGAGAGTGAGGGAAGAAACGTAGAGATACCATGTTGACTTGGACGGAGACGGAGGAGCTAACGGCGAATTAGAGGTGGtgaaagaagaggagaaggaggcTAAGGTAGAGATCGTTCTAGGGTTTGCTCTTATAACCTCTAGGTTTCCTGAGGTTTCACCTTAATGTGTATTGCGGGCTGTTTTAATAAAAAGCCCATATTAATGTCTTTTTTGTTCAACTGAAGCCCATATAATCTTTAGGATTGTCTTGCATGAGGTGGAAAAACCATACTAAGACATAAGTGTACAGCTTAAAAAATGAGAcgataattaataaacattttcgATGGACTTACCTTCTACCTGGTAAATGGTGATCTATTATTCGTAGTATCAAACACATTGACTAAACCAATAAAACATCGACTGTAAATAAGTTGTATGTCGTCTCCCCGGCCGATCGGATAGCCGATAGgatttatcaagaaaaaaaaaattgtatgtcTAAACATGGTTATAATTCACATTTTATTTGACCAAAAGACTTCACAATAAATATTCGCTGCCAGGGAATAATAATGACCAaaaacaaagattttttttacgttGTATATGTATGCTATtacaaatttggaaaaatattaCAAACGATTTTACAGTCGACAAttctatataatttatgaaaattcaCGTATGACGGTAAAAATCAAAGATTTAGTATGTAGATAATTGGGCGATATATgtgatcttcttctttttctttgagcAACTTGTGTGATCTTCTTTCTACTGGCATTAATAGGAGAAGTTATGAACGGTCCGATCAAAATCCGAAGACACATTACACTTGTGGATGTCATGAAACAACGAAGACACCACCAATAATGAATTCTCCTCTAAACTTTTTGATAAAGGAACTGAAGCTTTTGTCAAAGTGTATCcaataatgaaaattttaaattttaaatcatgagTCTATGCTTTTGGTTAGAAAGAGACAAGACACTaaagaaacaacaaaggttTTTTTGACCTACAAGCCACTTCTCCATCTCTTAATGAAGAAGTAATTgcaacttatatttttatttatttctcaaTTTCCTCACATGACATCTGGTGAAATGTATATTAAGTGctgatatttttgttatatgatATGAGTTAACCCACGAGACAAACACATCATATATAAAGTTCATATTGGCCATAATATATACAAGTCTAGCCTAATATATAACCGAAAAATATGCGTATTTctaattcataatatatatcccACAACAAATTAGATAATAATTTGTTACGGCATAGTGTCACAGTGGGCATGCTTTGTTGTACTGATTATTCAAGTCCTAAAAACTTTTACAATAAAGTTTATGAATATCAACTAATAAATACTACGTGCTACAAGTAATTTTCACATATCAATTCACGGCAGCTGCTTTAATGGactattaaattaaatacaaaatggACTAAGGGTATGATTGGTTGCAGCtatgattttagttttttgctgtagaatttaTGCTGTGTATTTTTTTGCTGTAGCTGTAAGTTTTTTGCTGTGATTTTGTATGTTATAGCACCATTTATTTTTACTGTaggtgattggtagttgctgtaggtgctgtccacagccctatttatttttacagcaccaaattcagagcaatcaagctttaattttttttttgaaaccacggGTGTGATTGGTAGTGGCTGTGAGTGCTCTCTACAGCCTCATTTCTTTCTAGAGCACTAAATCTACACCAAtcttgatttctatttttttttaagttcacaGTCTTTTTATAAAATCCACAGCACTTCTTTGAAATTATGTCTTTACAATTTCTCTACAGAGACAAAAACCTACAGCCCATATTtaaagacttttaaaaattaaaaatctaaagcCAAAGCAATAAAAACCACAGCAATATTTCTACAATCAAAAAATGAAATCACAGCAGTTACCAATCAACCCCCACAGCTCTTaaaataacctacagctgtacaaatgctctgcagagccaaatatccaaagcaattttttagtgctttccataaaattttacagcaataaaatctaaaaccacagcaaaaagtctacagatttttttctacagcaaaatttttaaagctacagccattaccaatcggacccaAAACTCATAGATTTATTAATAAGTTTCTAAAGCACTGTTATTTTGCTGTGGAAATATTAGTGTATACagccaaaagaaaagaaaaaaaaagaaacgaagcTGTAGgtttcaaaaatcaaagcaaagCTTGATTGTTAAATATTGTGGCTGTAGAAATATTTTTTGCTGTCCACAGCAACCAAACCACGAACCAATCAACCTCTAAGTCACTAACATAGTGCGAGGCttgcttttgttttgtttcaatcAAAAGTAATACAAGTATTGAttttaatctaatatttttttgctgGAAAAAATTCTCAAATATTTCCTTCTGCCTTTTAGAGTCTAGTAGGATATAACTAATGACAATTTTCCACAGCTGATTAATCTATTGTATATAAGATTTTTGTAACAAGCAATTACTAAGCAGTTGTACGTAAGATGCTCTTCTAAGAAGTGAATTTTGTAATTAACATGCTCTTAATCTTCTCCTATAGTTATCAATTCCTAGTGATCGTTTTAAATAACCATGCATGGGtataaaatttcttttattttagagaaGAAAATCTTATGAAGCTGTGCAGGATTTCCTGTAAAGAGAATTTATACCACGTTTAACATTTAATGAATGCAAAAAACAATAGTAACCGCGTTTTGTTGTAGAATgcaatacatttatatttactgtttgtttttttgtttttttttttgatcaaatttaCTGTTTGTTCTTGAGTTGTAGTATCagcttatttattaaaaaattgctgaaagaaattaaagtaaaaaattatcAAGCGCACTGAGTGGACACTATATAAATACTCACATAGATCAAAGCTAAATTCTCTCAAGAAACaaagtaaagaaagaaaaaaaaaacatattctcCTCAGAGTAGATTCTCAACTTCTCTACATGAATCTAAACTGAGAATACAAATTGGTCTCTTCTTCTCATAGAGATCAAACCTTCTCTGTTAGTTTTTGTTTGCTTGTTCGGTTCTTCTCCTCACAAATATGGATTCTTTTACCACTCAGAAAACTAAACCAAGAAAGACAAAGAGGCTTGCCAAAAAGTCTCGTGTTCAGATAATCTTGGATATCGTTTCTCGGGCGATCGAGACAATTGTTGTTCTGGTTACGGTTTCTAAGCTCTGCTACCAGCTCGTTGTGACGTTTCATGATTCTGGTGTCGCTGCGGTTATTCTCGCAAACCGTAATCTCGCGTTTCTTGTAGGAAACGCGATAGTCATCACTCTAATCGCGAATTCCGGCCTTCTCTGGAATCAAGAAGCTGTTTCGAAGTACAAAAGCAACGATCTTTACGTGGAGTTTGTTCGGGAGAGCTCAAGGAGAGAAGGAGTTCCACGGTCCGCGATGAGAAACAGAGCAAAACAGAGCGAAGCAGAGAACGAGGCTAAACAGAGCATAACCGAAACCAGACCAAAACAGAGTGAAGCAGAGGAAGAAACACAGAACATAACTGAGAACGTAGCAAAACAGAGCATTTCTGAGAAGAGAGTGAAAAGAGGCATAACAAAACAGAGCACTTcagtgaagaagatggagaaacaaAGCATAGTTGAGCCTCAGGAGACAACTGTGAAGAATATGGAGAAACAGAGTTTGTCTGAGGAGAGGCAGCAAATTCAAAGTTACCAACGAAGCAAGTCAGAGAATATGGAGGGTTTAAAGAAGAGTTATTGTGGAAGATTAAGGAGATCGGAGACGGATGCGTCTTCTGAAAGAATTGATTCTGACGACGAACTCCGATTCAAGATCGAGTCTTTCATTGCCAAGCAGAGGAGAAATCAGAATGATGATTAGTTTTGTGtctatttagatttttaaaactgCAACCAAATAACGATAGTTTTTTGCAAATACCCTTCACGTTAAATTATCATGTTACGTTGCGGATTAGCTTTGTGTTACCTTTGGAAAACTAAacagagtattttttttttcaactatcgCCATGTGGTAGGTGAACCATTTTCAACAAAGGTGTGCGTAGAGAATAAACGTTTGGTTTTTGTTTAACGGAAACAAGTTTAACTATTTAGTTTTGTGGAGGTAGATACTTGTGTGTGATTAGAGACCTTTTTCATTTATCTAATGAGTTTTGtagctttttttttgctttgtatAGTTTGATAATTCTGTAATGTAGAGCATCAGCAACTCCGATACTCTCGGCTCGATAACCCAAGTAAgttttttagattattttaattttattttcagcttaaaaaaaataaaaataaaataataaaagagcAAATCGCGGATTTCCACGTGGCGATGGGACCCGCGCACGGTAACAAATCTGTCGGAAAATTGGTCCTTAACTAGGGACTGCAAGAGACTAATTTGACACagattcttaaattttaaaggcCCCACAGATTATTATAATAACTTAATACTAAAGATTCTTTGTTAAGAATCATTGTTGCAGATGCTCTTATCTACCATTTATTTGTGTTGTTAGAGCATTTGCAGTGGGCAGAGACTAAAACAATTTCttacaagaaacaaatatggtcattttaaacatttaattaacttttatttttttgaattgattCTACCAATACAAAATTTACACCTGTAGAATCACTCTTATGATTGTGCACAAGTACCTTCAGCAAGAGACCAATTCTTCCGTTCTCCTTCATTTCTCTATTATCtctcttagagcatcattaacccaAAAACCCACTTTGGAtctcttaataatttttaaatattaaattttacttaaGAAACCTAGTTAAAAGACATCAACATTTTTGTGCTCCAATGGGAGTtttttatttagggtttcttaaaaaaaattaaacattgttTTTGAGTATTGTATAATTTGTGATTAAAATGTATGAATTTGTGATCAAAATGTATGaatttgtgataaaaatatataaaaagtttttgattattttctgAACATGAGAAGAATGGTAAGAGAAGAAGAGTTATCTGTGTTGTGAGATACACGAGCCGTAGAAAACGGAGACAGAGATGTTGCAGGCTCCTCAGCTATGCTTGGCTTCTTTGGAGGCACCACAAAGCGAGAAAGATCCTCAAGGAAAGGTCCTTTAGCAGTAGGCACATACACAGTTGCTATGAGGATAGTTTGATTCCATCAGCACCAgccacaacctcttcaatctccAGGAAAGGATAGTCTGATTCCATCATTGGCGGCCTTACCACATGCTCAAACTCTTGAATATCATTCATATAACCACTGGTCTTCCTCCCTTAAAAGATCCTTACAAGAACACAGATGAATCACAACAAAGAAGAGAATCAGTCAGACACCAAATGGTCACAACAGAACGAGATCAGGTCCTGTAATGAAACCAAAGACTGACAAGAATGTCACATTGCAAGATCATTCAAAACCTTCCAACACAAGATCACACGCTCTTTTGCAGTTCACTTTGAGAAAAGGTATCAGTTTATATCAGTTTGTGGTTGACAACAACGTTCTTGAGTTAGCATTTTAGATTTTCTTACTCATCATCCTAGACTTGGTAGTAAAATAGATACTGACAGAAAGTGAAACAAGGGAGAGCATACCAAGTGTAAGCTTGCCAAATTGTTCAAAAGCTTTTCTTAAGTTATCTTCAGTTGTACGGAAATAAAGCCTTtgtgtccaaaaaaaaaaaacataacatcaAACCCTTTGTCATCAAGTCTCATGTAGACAAACAAGGAATCAAAGCAACATAGTAGAACCATAAACAGAACATTAACACAATGCAAATCCAATTCACCAGTTCATCAGAACTTAGACACCAACCAAAAGATGAATTGAAAACATAGACATCTAAgaaaattagaagaaaaaagacaaagacagagagagaaagggaaGGGAGCTTACCACTCACATACAGTTTCGTCTTCGGACCAGAGATAGAAGACGGTGGAGATGAAGAATCCGGCGAAGAGAGACAGCCAGAAACTAATAATCCCCCGACGTCGTGGCGTCTGCGAGCTGAATTCACGACGGTTCCGACATTGATTCGTCCGCGCCAGTAACGAGAATAGACAGACGAAGAGAAGGAGCAGGTGGTGGCTGAAGGTTAGTCTTAAGAAGCGACCTCCAAAACACGACGGATTAACAGCGACTATCAGCCGCAATCTTCTTCAGTCGCTGGGGATCATCGCACGCCTTCCGCCATCGATCcttcaactctctctctctctctctctctctctctcttctcaaaGAGATGAACGCCCAAAGGGCAACACGTGTCTCAGAAGACCGTGTCTTGTAACCCCTAAATAAGAAACGTCTTTAGCATTTAATCTAATTTCCcctttttttaatgcaaataaaACTAAGAGATGGTCTGAGAAGAGCgcgttaatgatgctcttactTCTTTACTTTCCATCAATGATTAAGTGGTGAGAGACTCTTTAAGAGACTACCAGTAATGGTTATCTTCAAAAACTATTTTGGAAGAATTTTTTTCGGTTACTAATGTGAAAAGGCAATAAAATCCATGGTGATGACTTGTATGCATAAGAACACCCACAACAACAAATCCTTAACAACAacttttggaatattttttttttttgtccgaattaaaaaaaaaaagattggccAATCACGGGTTCCCACGCGACGGTGGAGCCTACGCACAGTAAAGAAACTGTCAGAAAAGAGATCCGTAAATTGAGACTTCAAGAAGCAATTGTAACacaaattcttaaatatttggatcccacatattattataataaattattgttaaagATTCGTTGTTAAGGATTTGTTGTCGTGGGTGTTCTAAGATAGGATCTCTTTgtacaaaaaaacttaacaatACATATCATTTCCctaattgtttatttatttacaagtAAAAACCATTTATGGCCTcggttttttttcaaaacaaatatttctaactcaaaacaattttttttatcttttcaaaTCTGGCATATATGACCAAATTTAgactaagttttaaaaattattttgacagAAATATCAGTAACTAAAATGATTTCTCTAATATAAGAGTCAAGCCAAAAAATTAatagcaaaaaagaaaaagctaaTTTTATGCAATAATATTCAAGAGAAGGTAAAACCTTGTcaatgctctctctctctctctctagatgtCTGAGCATGAGAGAGTTATgtcgatctctctctcttcttatcTCCTTGGTTTGTCTTTTAATCAGCAGGTAAAAAAAAGgtgttaaatgttttttttttttttttctcacctttttttttttttgatcaactttttttttctcacctAAACACTTTGAATCTCACGGTTATGGAATCAAATCTTGCGACTGATCATATAGAATCTCAAAGCTTTAAGAATCACAACCTTAATAAGAAGTCCCTCTCTTATTTATTCAATCACAAGCTCAAATCACAAGTCACAAATTATGTTATGCAACACAATATGCATCTCCATATATATAGAACATGATAACTCCTAATTCTATTAGTATTATCACAAAACCATATTCCTAATCTTATAGATAATCATAACACaataaagaaaaggaaacttgtattccaagcttatccaacattctcccccgtAAGCTTGAGCTCATTTTCATTCACGTTCTTGACCCCGATCAAGTTTCTCATTTCGACGAACTTTGTTCTTCCCAACGATTTTGTCAGTATGTCCGCTCTCTGTTCAACGCCAGGTACATGTTCTACCTCGATCTGTTCCTTCTCAACACACTCGCGAATAAAATGAAACCTTCGATGAATATGTTTGCTTCGGCCATGAAAAACAGGATTTCTCGCAAGTGCAATCGCAGACTTGTTATCTACTTTCAACTTCACCTTCTCGCAAGTCTTTCCCATGACTTCGCCAAGTAGCTCTTGCAACCATATCGCCTGTTTCGCTGCTTCCGTGGCAGCCATAAACTCTGCCTCGCAAGATGACAGAGCAACAATCTCCTGCTTCTGTGAAGACCATGTTATCGGACTATCATCAAGGTAAAACACATGACCCGTTGTGCTTTTCCCATCATCTTCATCAGCATTATGTGAGCTATCACTAAAACCCACTACTTCTAGCTTCGAAGACCGAGTAAACATAATACCAAGGGATATGGTTCCTCGTATATACCTTAGGACTTGCTTTAAGGCTGCGCCATGAGACTCCTTTGGTTCCTGCATATAACGACTCAACAATCCAACACTGAAGCTCAAGTCCGGACGCGTGTGCAGCAGGTAACGGAGACATCCTATGTTTCTTCTATAATCAGTCTCGTTAATACTCTTCTCAGCCGGTGCTTTTGACAACTTAACATTAAAGTCCATAGGGACATGGCTTGAGTTACATGCACCCATACCACTCTCTTCAAGCAATTTGCTCGCATAGCGACTCTGCTGCAGTGTGATACCACCATCAAACTGATATACTTCAATTCCCAAATAATATGTCAGTTTTCCAAGATCACTCATATCAAACTCAGCCGCCATACTCTCCTTAAACTTGACTATAGATGTTAGCGACGAACCTGTTACGAGTAAATCGTCTACATATACTACTACGAGTAATAGGCTCATCTTATCTCGTCTTCTGTAGAGAGATGGTTCCTTGGAGCAACGATGGAAGTTTAAGCCGACGAGTATCTTATTCAACTTGACATTCCACGCCCTAGGAGCTTGTTTTAGCCCGTACAGAGCTTTTCTCAATTTGTACACCTTTCCTTCTTGTCCTGCCACCTCAAAGCCTTCTGGCTGAGTAACAAAAACTTCTTCTTTTAATTCTCCATGCAAAAATGCAGTCTTCACGTCAAGATGATGTATTTCCCAACCAGACGCAGTGGCCAACGCAATAATAAGTCGTATTGTCTCCACTCGAGCAACCGGAGCAAACACCTCATCGTAATCAATTCCATGTTTCTGAACGTATCCTTTGGCTACCAATCGTGCTTTGTATTTGATGATACTCCCATCAGCATTACGTTTTATTTTAAAGACCCACTTCAATCCGATTGGTTTTACTCCCATGGGTGCGTCAACAAGGATCCATGTGTTGTTCTTTTCAATCGAGATAATCTCGTCCTTGCAAGCATCAAGCCAGACTTGTAGTTTACTAGCTTCAGAGAAACTCCATGGCTCATCATTAATAATCACAAGAAGACGTTCGCATTCACGCTCTGCATCGGCTAGTAGAAGAACGTAGTCGTCTAAGTAAGCAGGTTTGGTGCCTACTCTATTTGATCTTCTTAGCTGAGGTTGATCTTCCTCTGTTTCATCATACTCGTCGTCCTCTCCTTCGTTCTGTATATTATCATCCGCCATTGTTTCATCATTATTCGTACCTTGATCCTCAAGAAAGCCTTTTAGCTCAAGTTCAAAGTCACCAACATCGTCTTTGCCTCTCTGTTTCTCTGTATTCCACTTCCATCTCACATCTTCTGTAAATATTACATCACGGTTTACTATAATTTTTCGGTTTAGTGGCTCCAAGAGTCGATAGGCTTTAGTTCCTGGTTCTATGCCGAGATGTACTAAGCGTCGAGAGCGATCGTCAAGCTTTTTTCTCCCTGTTTTCTCAGATGCTGCATAGCACACGCAGCCGAAAACCCTTAAGTGATTCATGTTTGGTTTCTTAGATCGAAAAACCTCATAAGGTGTCTTCTCACTAAGTGATCTTGTGGCAAGCCGGTTGATCAAGTAGGTAGCATGTCTTACTGCCTCGCCCCACAAGTAATTTGGAACATCCATATGTTTTAATATGCTTCTGGTCATCTCTAGTAATGTTCGGTTTCGTCTTTCGACAacaccattttgttgaggtgaCCATGGTGCTGTAAGATGTCTCTTTATGCCATTCTTCTTGCAAAAATCATCAAACTCGTGTGAAGTAAATTCGCCTCCTCTGTCCGTTCTCAAGGTTTGAATCACTGCTTTTGTCTCTTGTTCAACCATTGTCTTAAAGCGTTTGAAGCTTTCAAAGGCTTCACTCTTTTCTTTTAACAAAACAGACCACATGTAACGAGAGCAGTCATCAATAAGAACAAAAACATAACGTTTTTGTCCTGGTGTAGCAGGAGAAATAGGTCCACAAAGATCTCCATGGATGAGTTCGAGAAGATGACTTGCTCTATATTGAGTTTTCTGTGGGAATGGCTGTCGACTTTGCTTTCCAAGCAAACATGAAGCACACGTTTCTTTTCCGACTATGATCTTAGGAATGCCAGTGACTAATTCTTTtcttatcatcatcttcatagTCTCAGTGTTAACATGCCCTAGTCGGGCATGCCATTTAGATGATTCACTCGTCACTACTTGCAAGCATTGTATGTTGTCCGTCTGCAGGTTAACCTTGTATAGACGGTTTCGTGAACGTATGGTCTCGATCATAAGATGCCCAGAGCGATCATATAGCATTAGTGAGTTGCCCTTCATTCGTATCTCACAACCAACCTCTGTGGCTTGCCCCAAACTCACAATATTGCTCTTTAGTGCTGGAATATAGTATACATCATTCAGAATCTTCTTAGCGCCTCCTGCAAAGACAAACCGT includes:
- the LOC106411122 gene encoding uncharacterized protein LOC106411122; this encodes MDSFTTQKTKPRKTKRLAKKSRVQIILDIVSRAIETIVVLVTVSKLCYQLVVTFHDSGVAAVILANRNLAFLVGNAIVITLIANSGLLWNQEAVSKYKSNDLYVEFVRESSRREGVPRSAMRNRAKQSEAENEAKQSITETRPKQSEAEEETQNITENVAKQSISEKRVKRGITKQSTSVKKMEKQSIVEPQETTVKNMEKQSLSEERQQIQSYQRSKSENMEGLKKSYCGRLRRSETDASSERIDSDDELRFKIESFIAKQRRNQNDD
- the LOC106410768 gene encoding 40S ribosomal protein S25-4, with the protein product MAPKKDKVPPPSSKPAKSGGGKQKKKKWSKGKQKEKVNNMVLFDQATYDKLLTEAPKFKLITPSILSDRMRINGSLARRAIRELMAKGVIRMVAAHSSQQIYTRATNT